In one Sphingomonas sp. S1-29 genomic region, the following are encoded:
- a CDS encoding PHA/PHB synthase family protein, with protein sequence MAEPTAPPAAPSLQELQHWTGVLGRAQQMMMEAGIDMMAQLPAAKAAPAFPAMFDPAQAMRAGAAFWTDTLQLWQRFLDPAHAVPAAESPEHAKDRRFRAPQWREDPVFDFLRQSYFLIADHMVKGVDSLEGVEPRQKEQIRFATQGFIDAMSPTNFPATNPEVIEKIVETRGENLLKGLQNMLADIAKGQMTQSDTSAFELGRNLAMTPGKVVRRTPLYELIQYAPATKQVFETPLVIFPPWINRFYILDLTAEKSFIRWAVEQGLSVFVVSWRSADASMKDVVWDDYVERGQIDAIDTVRDLLGVESVHAIGYCVAGTTLAATLALLTARGEADKVKTATFFTTQVDFAEAGELSLFVGDEQLKMIDSLSSDGYLDGRYMATTFNLLRGRDLIWNYVTNNYLLGADYAPFDLLHWNADVTNLPAKWHQSYLTDLYRDNKLVVPGAMQIAGTPIDLSTVKTPSYIQAGREDHIAPAHSVWKITDHFAGPLRFVLAGSGHIAGVVNPPSANKYQYWTNEAKVSSLADFVAGATETKGSWWPDWMQWIEAADATRVAARGARIPGKGKLEALADAPGEYVKTR encoded by the coding sequence ATGGCCGAACCCACCGCTCCTCCCGCGGCACCCAGCCTGCAAGAGCTGCAGCATTGGACCGGGGTGCTCGGCCGCGCGCAGCAGATGATGATGGAGGCGGGCATCGACATGATGGCGCAGCTTCCCGCCGCCAAGGCCGCCCCAGCCTTCCCCGCGATGTTCGACCCCGCCCAGGCGATGCGCGCGGGCGCCGCCTTCTGGACCGACACGCTGCAGCTGTGGCAGCGCTTCCTCGACCCCGCGCACGCGGTGCCGGCGGCGGAAAGCCCCGAACACGCCAAGGACCGCCGCTTCAGGGCGCCGCAATGGCGCGAAGACCCGGTCTTCGACTTTCTGCGGCAGAGCTATTTCCTGATTGCCGATCACATGGTGAAGGGCGTCGATTCGCTCGAGGGCGTCGAGCCGCGCCAGAAGGAGCAGATCCGATTCGCCACCCAGGGCTTCATCGACGCGATGAGCCCGACCAACTTCCCCGCCACCAATCCCGAAGTGATCGAGAAGATCGTCGAAACCCGCGGCGAGAATCTGCTCAAGGGGCTGCAGAACATGCTCGCCGACATCGCCAAGGGGCAGATGACGCAGAGCGACACCTCGGCGTTCGAGCTCGGGCGCAACCTGGCGATGACGCCGGGCAAGGTGGTGCGCCGCACCCCGCTATACGAGCTGATCCAATATGCGCCCGCGACCAAGCAGGTGTTCGAAACCCCGCTGGTGATCTTCCCGCCCTGGATCAACCGTTTCTACATCCTCGACCTGACCGCCGAGAAGAGCTTCATCCGCTGGGCGGTCGAACAGGGTCTGAGCGTGTTCGTCGTGTCGTGGCGCTCGGCCGATGCGTCGATGAAGGACGTCGTCTGGGACGATTATGTCGAGCGCGGGCAGATCGACGCGATCGATACGGTACGCGACCTGCTCGGCGTCGAAAGCGTGCATGCGATCGGCTATTGCGTTGCGGGCACCACGCTTGCGGCGACGCTGGCGCTGCTCACCGCGCGCGGCGAGGCCGACAAGGTAAAGACCGCGACCTTCTTCACCACCCAGGTCGATTTCGCCGAGGCGGGCGAGCTCAGCCTGTTCGTCGGCGACGAACAGCTCAAGATGATCGATTCGCTCTCGAGCGACGGGTATCTCGACGGACGCTACATGGCGACCACCTTCAACCTGCTGCGCGGCCGCGACCTGATCTGGAACTATGTCACCAACAATTATCTGCTGGGCGCCGATTATGCGCCGTTCGACCTGCTCCACTGGAATGCCGACGTCACCAACCTGCCCGCCAAATGGCATCAAAGCTATCTGACCGACCTGTATCGCGACAACAAGCTGGTGGTGCCCGGCGCGATGCAGATCGCGGGCACGCCGATCGACCTGTCGACGGTGAAGACCCCCAGCTACATCCAGGCGGGGCGCGAAGACCATATCGCGCCTGCGCACAGCGTCTGGAAGATCACCGATCATTTCGCCGGGCCGCTGCGCTTCGTCCTCGCGGGATCGGGACATATTGCGGGGGTGGTCAACCCACCGAGCGCCAATAAGTATCAATATTGGACCAACGAGGCGAAGGTATCGTCGCTCGCCGATTTCGTCGCCGGCGCGACCGAAACCAAGGGCAGCTGGTGGCCCGACTGGATGCAGTGGATCGAAGCCGCCGATGCGACGCGAGTCGCCGCGCGCGGCGCGCGCATTCCCGGCAAGGGTAAGCTCGAGGCGTTGGCCGATGCACCGGGGGAATATGTAAAAACCCGCTGA
- the tolR gene encoding protein TolR — protein sequence MAMNLPSSRGKGRRAPMADINVTPLVDVMLVLLIIFMVTAPLLTTGVPVNLPESRAKALDEEQEPVQVALDAGGKIFVNDNEVSASILPDVLAEIAAAGDAENPRQVFLRADRALDYGEVMRVMGELNRVGLNRVALVTVGSEAR from the coding sequence ATGGCGATGAATCTCCCCTCCTCGCGCGGCAAGGGCCGGCGCGCGCCGATGGCCGACATCAACGTCACGCCACTGGTCGACGTCATGCTGGTGCTGCTGATCATCTTCATGGTCACCGCGCCGTTGCTCACCACCGGGGTGCCGGTGAACCTGCCCGAAAGCCGCGCCAAGGCGCTCGATGAAGAGCAGGAGCCGGTCCAGGTCGCGCTCGACGCCGGCGGCAAGATCTTCGTCAACGACAATGAAGTGAGCGCATCGATCCTGCCCGACGTGCTGGCCGAGATCGCCGCCGCGGGCGATGCCGAAAACCCGCGCCAGGTGTTCCTGCGCGCCGATCGCGCGCTCGATTATGGCGAAGTCATGCGCGTAATGGGCGAGCTCAACCGCGTCGGCCTCAACCGCGTCGCGCTGGTGACGGTGGGGTCCGAGGCGCGTTGA
- a CDS encoding NupC/NupG family nucleoside CNT transporter has protein sequence MFTRFLIGLAGIAVILGLAVLLSTNRRAIRLRVVGAAFALQAGIAFLVLYVPAGRAMIGTMAAGVTALLGYAQAGTDFIFGPLARPDMGGASFAISALPVIIFFASLVSVLYHLRVMQFVIRYVGGAIEKVTGVSKVESLCSAANIFVGQSESPLVIKPYLAALTPSQLFAVMSVGMAGVAGTILAAYASFLGPAALPYLLAASFMAAPGGLLMAKIIMPDDPVEPELPLTGEPDDAVIAVGEKVEEDERAANVIMAAAMGAQIGVKIAVAVGAMVLAFVALVAMANGLLGAVGGWFGYPTLSFQAVIGSFFKPIMFLLNIPWDEAGRAGGLFGTKLVLNEFVAFIDLGRMGGELSTRTTAIITFALCGFANFSSIAIQMAATGSLAPNQRPVIARLGIRALLAGSLANLMSAALAGLILP, from the coding sequence TTGTTCACACGGTTTCTGATCGGCCTGGCCGGTATCGCGGTCATCTTGGGGCTCGCCGTCCTGCTGTCGACCAATCGCCGCGCGATCCGGCTTCGCGTGGTGGGGGCGGCGTTTGCGTTGCAGGCGGGGATCGCCTTCCTCGTGCTCTACGTCCCCGCCGGACGCGCGATGATCGGCACGATGGCAGCGGGCGTCACCGCCTTGCTCGGCTATGCCCAGGCGGGCACCGACTTCATCTTCGGCCCACTGGCGCGCCCCGACATGGGCGGCGCGAGCTTCGCGATCTCGGCGCTGCCGGTGATCATCTTCTTCGCCAGCCTCGTCTCGGTGCTGTATCACCTGCGCGTCATGCAGTTCGTGATCCGCTATGTCGGCGGCGCGATCGAGAAGGTGACCGGCGTGTCGAAGGTCGAATCGCTGTGTTCGGCGGCGAACATCTTCGTCGGCCAGAGCGAATCGCCGCTGGTCATCAAGCCCTATCTGGCCGCGCTCACCCCAAGCCAGTTGTTCGCGGTGATGTCGGTCGGCATGGCGGGCGTCGCGGGCACGATCCTGGCGGCCTATGCCTCGTTCCTTGGGCCGGCAGCATTGCCCTATCTGCTCGCCGCCAGCTTCATGGCAGCGCCTGGCGGGCTGCTGATGGCCAAGATCATCATGCCAGACGATCCGGTCGAGCCCGAATTGCCGCTGACGGGCGAGCCCGACGACGCGGTGATCGCGGTCGGCGAGAAGGTCGAGGAGGACGAACGCGCCGCCAATGTCATCATGGCCGCCGCGATGGGCGCGCAGATCGGCGTCAAGATCGCGGTCGCCGTCGGCGCGATGGTGCTGGCGTTCGTCGCGCTGGTGGCGATGGCCAATGGCTTGCTCGGCGCGGTCGGCGGCTGGTTCGGCTATCCGACGCTCAGCTTCCAGGCGGTGATTGGCAGCTTTTTCAAGCCGATCATGTTCCTGCTCAACATCCCCTGGGACGAGGCGGGCCGCGCGGGTGGGCTGTTCGGCACCAAGCTGGTGCTCAACGAATTTGTCGCGTTCATCGATCTCGGCCGGATGGGCGGGGAATTGAGCACCCGCACCACCGCGATCATCACCTTCGCGCTGTGCGGCTTCGCCAATTTCAGCTCGATCGCGATCCAGATGGCCGCGACGGGCAGCCTCGCCCCCAACCAGCGCCCGGTGATCGCACGGCTAGGCATCCGCGCACTGCTCGCGGGCAGCCTGGCGAACCTGATGTCGGCGGCGCTGGCGGGGTTGATCCTGCCTTAG
- the tolQ gene encoding protein TolQ, with product MEAIVNADAATLSPLALFLTADWVVKGVMLGLLLASIWTWAIIVSFRRKIGRARKAIDQFENDYRRAEDVDAFHRTHSESDMAIARVFSAGVAEWRRSTAGKAIDREGTRERLGTAMGAAVASEIDRMSDRLNVLATIGSVAPFVGLFGTVWGIMRSFTAIAQAQNSSLAVVAPGIAEALFATAIGLFAAIPAVIAYNRFSHGINKIEARLNRFADGFHATLSRQLELGA from the coding sequence ATGGAAGCAATCGTGAACGCCGACGCTGCGACCCTGTCCCCGCTGGCGCTGTTCCTCACCGCCGACTGGGTGGTGAAGGGCGTGATGCTCGGGCTGTTGCTGGCGAGTATCTGGACCTGGGCGATCATCGTCAGCTTCCGCCGCAAGATCGGCCGCGCGCGCAAGGCGATCGACCAGTTCGAGAACGACTATCGCCGCGCCGAGGATGTCGATGCGTTCCACCGCACCCATTCGGAAAGCGACATGGCGATCGCGCGGGTATTTTCGGCAGGCGTCGCCGAATGGCGGCGATCGACCGCGGGCAAGGCGATCGACCGCGAGGGCACGCGCGAGCGGCTGGGTACCGCGATGGGCGCCGCGGTCGCGAGCGAGATCGATCGGATGTCCGATCGGCTCAACGTGCTCGCAACGATCGGCTCGGTCGCGCCCTTCGTCGGGCTGTTCGGCACCGTCTGGGGGATCATGCGCAGCTTCACCGCGATCGCGCAGGCACAGAATTCATCGCTCGCGGTGGTCGCGCCGGGCATCGCCGAGGCGCTGTTCGCGACCGCGATCGGGCTGTTCGCGGCGATCCCCGCGGTGATCGCGTACAATCGCTTTAGTCACGGCATCAACAAGATCGAGGCGCGGCTGAACCGGTTTGCTGACGGCTTCCACGCGACGCTGAGCCGGCAGCTGGAGCTGGGGGCGTGA
- a CDS encoding S1/P1 nuclease, whose translation MLRTLALLAALFALAFHTPAQAYGRYAHGAVARIALANASPATRAKVAAMLRQTALLQTPSCRAASPEDASVWPDCIRGMGERFSYTSPWHYQNIDICKPFDPASACKDGNCVSAQIDRQVKILQNSTVPQSEKVAALAFLIHFVGDLHMPLHAGDRGDRGGNDVKSSYGDYVSERLNLHSVWDGQLAERALTTPPSLERVYSAQERAAIAAGTTEDWSREAWAVSHDVAYALALGGDPCGPKPSERVTLTNAAIEQAIAPARLQVERAGLRLARLLDEALDPAKAFKPERRR comes from the coding sequence ATGCTTCGTACCCTCGCCCTGCTCGCCGCGCTTTTCGCACTCGCCTTCCACACCCCCGCCCAAGCCTATGGCCGCTACGCGCACGGCGCGGTCGCGCGGATCGCGCTCGCCAACGCGAGCCCCGCGACCCGCGCCAAGGTGGCGGCGATGCTGCGGCAGACCGCGCTGCTCCAGACCCCCAGCTGCCGCGCCGCCAGCCCCGAAGACGCCAGCGTCTGGCCCGATTGCATCCGCGGAATGGGCGAGCGGTTCAGCTACACCTCGCCCTGGCATTATCAGAACATCGACATCTGCAAGCCGTTCGACCCGGCAAGCGCGTGCAAGGACGGCAATTGCGTGTCGGCGCAGATCGACCGGCAGGTGAAGATCCTGCAGAACAGCACGGTTCCGCAAAGCGAGAAGGTGGCGGCGCTCGCTTTCCTGATCCACTTCGTCGGCGACCTGCACATGCCGCTCCATGCCGGCGACCGCGGCGATCGCGGCGGCAATGATGTGAAGTCGAGCTATGGCGACTATGTCAGCGAACGGCTCAACCTGCATTCGGTGTGGGACGGCCAATTGGCCGAACGCGCGCTGACGACACCGCCCTCGCTTGAACGAGTCTATTCAGCGCAGGAACGCGCGGCAATCGCTGCCGGGACGACCGAGGACTGGAGCCGTGAAGCCTGGGCCGTAAGCCACGACGTCGCCTATGCACTGGCACTCGGCGGCGATCCGTGTGGCCCCAAGCCCTCTGAGCGGGTGACCCTCACCAACGCCGCGATCGAACAGGCGATCGCGCCTGCGCGGTTGCAGGTCGAGCGCGCGGGACTGCGGCTGGCGCGATTGCTCGACGAGGCGCTCGATCCGGCAAAGGCGTTCAAGCCCGAGCGGCGGCGGTAG
- the phaP gene encoding phasin family protein (Members of this family are phasins (small proteins associated with inclusions such as PHA granules). Note that several different families of phasins have been named PhaP despite very little sequence similarity to each other.), whose product MANKGQPTGPNTSGSTTKAKPVQVAAKPTPAAAKPAPVAAKPAPMPAKPAPVAATPPAPEIAKPVVPAAAIEAIQRSIAPEPKIASAIVNPAPAKVAAPSSSPKTNPATTPVPKPDVVAKTQAAAKILAAPVAKTTEKVANTAKSVATQTAKVVQAAARTVEKDTRTMQTEMKNAAEKTTEQTQAMLGEMNDRAKGMMEKNAKMVEEMNEMAKGNLEAVTESGRIAAKGMEALTQEAAEFGRKSFEQATAAMKSMAAVKSPTELFKLQSDYMRAAFDAYVAEASKTTEHMMKLAGDAAQPLSNRMAIAAEKAKPVA is encoded by the coding sequence ATGGCCAACAAAGGTCAGCCCACCGGTCCGAATACCTCGGGCAGCACGACCAAGGCGAAGCCGGTGCAGGTAGCGGCAAAGCCGACGCCGGCAGCCGCCAAGCCAGCGCCCGTGGCAGCCAAGCCAGCGCCCATGCCAGCGAAGCCAGCGCCGGTCGCCGCAACGCCGCCCGCGCCTGAGATCGCCAAGCCCGTAGTGCCTGCCGCTGCGATTGAGGCGATCCAGCGTTCGATCGCGCCCGAGCCCAAGATTGCCTCGGCGATCGTCAACCCGGCACCCGCCAAGGTCGCCGCGCCGAGTTCGAGCCCCAAAACCAACCCCGCAACGACGCCGGTGCCAAAGCCCGACGTCGTCGCCAAGACCCAAGCGGCAGCGAAAATCCTTGCCGCACCGGTCGCCAAGACGACCGAAAAGGTCGCGAACACCGCAAAGAGCGTTGCCACCCAAACCGCCAAGGTCGTCCAGGCCGCGGCGCGCACCGTCGAGAAGGATACCCGAACCATGCAGACCGAAATGAAGAACGCCGCCGAGAAGACCACCGAGCAGACGCAGGCGATGCTGGGCGAGATGAACGATCGCGCCAAGGGCATGATGGAAAAGAACGCCAAGATGGTCGAGGAAATGAACGAGATGGCCAAGGGCAATCTCGAAGCGGTTACCGAATCGGGCCGAATCGCCGCCAAGGGCATGGAAGCGCTGACGCAGGAAGCCGCCGAGTTCGGCCGCAAGTCGTTCGAGCAGGCCACCGCCGCGATGAAGAGCATGGCCGCGGTGAAGTCGCCGACCGAGCTGTTCAAGCTGCAGAGCGATTACATGCGCGCCGCCTTCGACGCCTATGTAGCCGAAGCATCGAAGACCACCGAGCACATGATGAAGCTGGCCGGCGACGCTGCCCAGCCGCTGTCGAACCGGATGGCGATCGCCGCCGAAAAGGCAAAGCCGGTCGCATAA
- the tolB gene encoding Tol-Pal system beta propeller repeat protein TolB — protein sequence MALSVLAIAFPAAAQEIVPPPAAAPAEQQGEELVVDVTGGISAPMPIAIPFFPTPAVTSTAAGSTDALGRQLAEIIATDLRNSGLFTPIAPAQLRTVSFPEVTAPAYDYWSGTGAQALVQGFIRANNDGTLTVGCYLYDALSRAELSRQGFVVPPADWRRAAHKCADTVYTRLTGEGPYFDTRIVYVSETGPKNRRIKRLAIMDQDGANHKFLTNGQSIVLTPRFAPNQQSIVYMSYVDDKPTIYVYDIGTGRQRRVVSGVSLAFAPRFSPDGRSILFSMAQNGNTDLYRVAASGGSPQRLTNSPGIDTGGSYSPDGSKIVFESDRGGTQQLYVMNADGSNQRRISFGSGRYGTPAWSPRGDLIAFTRIAGGFKIGIMNPSGGGEKILTEAWGDEGPSWAPNGRVITYLRSGRGSGAQVWSVDLTGVNARRIPTPLDGSDPSWGPVRP from the coding sequence GTGGCGCTTTCCGTCCTCGCCATCGCCTTCCCCGCCGCGGCGCAGGAGATCGTTCCGCCGCCCGCCGCCGCCCCCGCCGAGCAGCAGGGCGAGGAACTCGTCGTCGACGTGACCGGTGGCATTTCAGCGCCGATGCCGATCGCGATCCCCTTCTTCCCCACCCCCGCGGTCACCAGCACCGCCGCGGGATCGACCGACGCGCTCGGGCGGCAGCTCGCCGAGATCATCGCCACCGACCTTCGCAATTCGGGCCTCTTCACCCCGATCGCGCCAGCCCAATTGCGCACCGTGTCGTTCCCCGAAGTCACCGCGCCCGCTTATGATTATTGGAGCGGCACCGGCGCGCAGGCGTTGGTGCAGGGGTTCATCCGCGCCAACAACGACGGCACGCTCACCGTCGGCTGCTATCTCTACGACGCGCTCAGCCGCGCCGAGCTGTCGCGCCAGGGCTTTGTCGTGCCGCCCGCCGATTGGCGCCGCGCCGCGCATAAATGCGCCGACACCGTCTATACAAGGCTGACCGGCGAGGGGCCGTATTTCGACACCCGCATCGTCTATGTCTCCGAAACCGGTCCCAAGAACCGGCGGATCAAGCGGCTGGCGATCATGGATCAGGACGGCGCGAACCACAAATTCCTTACCAACGGCCAGTCGATCGTGCTGACCCCGCGCTTCGCGCCCAACCAGCAGTCGATCGTTTATATGAGCTATGTCGACGACAAGCCGACCATCTATGTCTACGACATCGGCACCGGGCGTCAGCGCCGCGTCGTGTCGGGAGTCAGCCTCGCCTTTGCGCCGCGCTTCTCGCCCGACGGCCGCAGCATCCTGTTTTCGATGGCGCAGAACGGCAACACCGACCTGTACCGCGTCGCGGCCTCCGGCGGCAGCCCGCAGCGGCTGACCAATTCGCCCGGCATCGACACCGGCGGCAGCTATTCGCCCGACGGCAGCAAGATCGTCTTCGAAAGCGATCGCGGCGGCACCCAGCAGCTGTATGTGATGAACGCCGACGGATCGAACCAGCGCCGGATCAGCTTCGGCAGCGGCCGCTACGGCACCCCCGCCTGGAGCCCGCGCGGCGACCTGATCGCCTTCACGCGGATCGCCGGCGGGTTCAAGATCGGCATCATGAACCCCTCGGGCGGCGGCGAGAAGATCCTCACCGAAGCCTGGGGCGACGAGGGGCCGAGCTGGGCGCCCAATGGCCGCGTCATCACCTATCTGCGCTCGGGCCGCGGATCGGGGGCACAGGTCTGGTCGGTCGATCTGACCGGGGTCAACGCGCGCCGCATCCCCACCCCGCTCGACGGGTCGGACCCCAGCTGGGGCCCGGTCCGGCCCTGA
- the ybgC gene encoding tol-pal system-associated acyl-CoA thioesterase, producing the protein MTPDTPQSGRFVGGEHRFAVRVYFEDTDLSGVVYHANYLRYMERARSDMLRVAGVDQRAAHEAGEGAYVVRDLRIRYAAPARLDDALVVVSTITRIRAASVDIHQRVMRDGVVLTDAQVEVAFVAPSGRARRQPAKWVEAFDAVSEKGKPS; encoded by the coding sequence ATGACGCCGGACACCCCGCAATCGGGCCGCTTCGTGGGCGGCGAGCATCGCTTCGCGGTGCGCGTCTATTTCGAGGATACCGACCTGTCGGGCGTCGTCTACCACGCCAATTATCTGCGCTACATGGAGCGTGCGCGCTCGGACATGCTGCGCGTCGCCGGCGTCGATCAGCGCGCCGCGCATGAGGCGGGCGAGGGCGCCTATGTCGTGCGCGATCTGCGAATCCGCTATGCCGCGCCCGCGCGGCTCGACGATGCGCTGGTGGTCGTCTCGACGATCACGCGAATTCGCGCCGCCTCGGTCGATATTCATCAACGAGTCATGCGCGACGGGGTCGTCTTGACCGATGCGCAGGTCGAAGTCGCGTTCGTCGCGCCTTCGGGTCGTGCGAGACGCCAGCCGGCAAAGTGGGTAGAGGCGTTCGACGCCGTGTCTGAAAAGGGAAAGCCGAGCTAG
- a CDS encoding isoaspartyl peptidase/L-asparaginase family protein: MTATPAAAQDNPGWTLVIHGGAGVIERARMTPDREAAARAGLNAAIDAGTKVLAAGGSALDAVEAAVRVLEDDPSFNAGRGAVFTYEGTNELDAAIMEGTTRKAGAVAGINATKNPIGLARAVMENSPHVMLAGEGANRFSREQGLEQAGPEWFATDERRRQLDELKSQGANAYDIDMKYGTVGAVARDAKGHVAAATSTGGVTGKRWGRIGDSPLIGAGTYADDRACAISATGAGEFFIREGVAHEICARVRFKGETLKAAADVVMAETLALGGTGGVIVTGPSGEMAYSFNTPGMYRGMASAAGKRSVAIYGDE, from the coding sequence ATGACTGCCACCCCCGCCGCCGCGCAAGACAATCCCGGCTGGACCCTGGTCATCCACGGCGGCGCTGGCGTGATCGAACGGGCGCGGATGACCCCCGATCGCGAGGCTGCGGCGCGCGCCGGGCTGAATGCCGCAATCGATGCCGGGACCAAGGTGCTGGCGGCGGGCGGCAGCGCGCTCGACGCGGTCGAGGCGGCGGTGCGCGTGCTCGAGGATGATCCCAGCTTCAATGCCGGGCGCGGCGCGGTGTTCACCTATGAGGGCACCAACGAGCTCGACGCCGCGATCATGGAGGGCACCACGCGCAAGGCGGGTGCGGTCGCGGGGATCAACGCGACCAAGAACCCGATCGGCCTGGCGCGCGCGGTGATGGAGAACAGCCCGCACGTGATGCTCGCGGGCGAAGGCGCCAACCGCTTCTCGCGCGAGCAGGGCCTCGAACAGGCCGGCCCCGAATGGTTCGCCACCGACGAGCGCCGCCGCCAGCTCGACGAGCTGAAGTCGCAGGGCGCCAACGCCTACGACATCGACATGAAATACGGCACCGTCGGCGCGGTCGCGCGCGATGCCAAGGGGCATGTCGCCGCCGCAACCTCGACCGGCGGCGTCACCGGCAAGCGCTGGGGCCGGATCGGCGATTCGCCGCTGATCGGGGCGGGCACCTATGCCGACGATCGCGCCTGCGCGATCTCCGCCACCGGCGCGGGCGAATTCTTCATCCGCGAGGGCGTGGCGCATGAAATCTGCGCGCGGGTGCGCTTCAAGGGCGAGACGCTGAAGGCCGCCGCCGACGTGGTGATGGCCGAAACGCTGGCGCTGGGCGGCACCGGCGGGGTGATCGTGACGGGGCCGAGCGGCGAGATGGCGTACAGCTTCAACACGCCGGGGATGTATCGCGGGATGGCGAGCGCCGCGGGCAAGCGGAGCGTGGCGATTTACGGGGACGAGTGA
- a CDS encoding cell envelope biogenesis protein TolA — protein MDRAEKVGLGVAAAGHVVLFGLLSVGFLATPNPESLVSTPVEVSLVDEVGLVAESPTLEAPSASVAPEEGPPEDAAPPAPAESEPEPAPELEPAPPEPAPAPRPAAKPAPRPVTKAVPRPAAKPAPKAAPKRPAPAEAPPAKAKAAPRPAAKALAKAAPKAAAAKAAPKSAAAKGSGTDAAAKKARPRGSRLGDDFLKGLSADDTPRKASNAAPAQRVGASQLANIGSAIRRQVQPCADRQVTPGPGAERIRVTIRLQLAEDGSLRSRPTVVGQPQGVDDGNRRYVDRVNDLAIATFVGCSPLRGLPAELYDAPGGWRTFTLRYNLPG, from the coding sequence ATGGATCGCGCCGAAAAGGTCGGACTCGGCGTCGCCGCGGCGGGTCATGTCGTGCTGTTCGGGCTGTTGTCGGTCGGCTTCCTGGCGACCCCCAATCCCGAAAGCCTGGTGTCGACCCCGGTCGAGGTGAGCCTGGTCGACGAGGTCGGGCTGGTCGCCGAATCGCCGACGCTCGAAGCGCCCTCGGCCTCGGTCGCGCCCGAGGAGGGGCCGCCCGAGGACGCGGCGCCGCCCGCCCCCGCCGAATCCGAGCCCGAACCGGCGCCCGAACTCGAACCCGCGCCTCCCGAGCCTGCCCCCGCACCGCGTCCGGCGGCGAAGCCCGCGCCGCGGCCCGTGACCAAAGCGGTGCCGCGCCCGGCGGCCAAGCCTGCGCCCAAGGCAGCGCCCAAGCGCCCAGCGCCTGCCGAAGCGCCGCCCGCCAAGGCCAAGGCAGCACCGCGCCCCGCCGCGAAAGCGCTTGCCAAGGCGGCCCCTAAGGCAGCTGCTGCAAAGGCCGCGCCGAAGTCCGCCGCCGCCAAGGGCAGCGGCACCGACGCCGCCGCCAAGAAGGCGCGCCCGCGCGGATCGCGGCTAGGCGACGATTTCCTCAAAGGCCTGAGCGCCGACGACACCCCGCGCAAGGCGAGCAACGCCGCGCCCGCGCAGCGTGTCGGCGCGTCGCAGCTCGCCAATATCGGTTCGGCAATCAGGCGTCAGGTGCAGCCTTGCGCGGATCGCCAGGTGACTCCTGGGCCTGGGGCCGAGCGGATTCGCGTGACGATCCGGTTGCAACTGGCCGAGGACGGCTCGCTGCGCTCGCGCCCGACGGTGGTCGGCCAGCCGCAGGGAGTCGATGACGGCAACCGCCGCTATGTCGATCGCGTCAACGATCTGGCGATCGCGACCTTCGTCGGCTGTTCCCCGCTTCGCGGCCTGCCCGCCGAGCTATATGATGCCCCCGGCGGCTGGCGGACGTTCACGTTGCGCTACAATCTGCCCGGTTGA
- the pal gene encoding peptidoglycan-associated lipoprotein Pal, giving the protein MATKKTTVLILGAALLATAGCAKKRPEVLPPAPGETGTVAPGTGMNDGNVGTGNVPGSAEDFRRSVQSDTVNFELDSYDIDPTARAILDGQATWLAQYPATRITIEGHADERGTREYNLALGDRRANSAKNYLVARGISADRITTISYGKERPLGGSGEAAWAQDRRAVTVVVS; this is encoded by the coding sequence ATGGCGACCAAGAAAACGACGGTGCTGATCCTGGGTGCAGCTTTGCTGGCCACCGCGGGCTGCGCCAAGAAGCGCCCCGAAGTGCTCCCGCCCGCACCCGGCGAGACCGGGACCGTGGCACCCGGCACGGGCATGAACGACGGCAATGTCGGCACCGGCAACGTCCCCGGATCGGCCGAGGACTTCCGCCGCTCGGTCCAGAGCGACACGGTGAATTTCGAGCTCGACAGCTACGACATCGATCCCACCGCGCGCGCGATCCTCGACGGGCAGGCGACGTGGCTGGCGCAATATCCCGCGACGCGGATCACGATCGAGGGCCATGCCGACGAGCGCGGTACGCGCGAATACAACCTCGCGCTGGGCGATCGCCGCGCCAATTCGGCGAAGAACTACCTCGTCGCGCGCGGCATCTCGGCCGATCGGATCACGACGATCAGCTATGGCAAGGAACGCCCGCTGGGCGGTTCGGGCGAAGCCGCCTGGGCGCAGGATCGCCGCGCGGTCACCGTGGTGGTGAGCTGA